The proteins below come from a single Jaculus jaculus isolate mJacJac1 chromosome X, mJacJac1.mat.Y.cur, whole genome shotgun sequence genomic window:
- the Plxnb3 gene encoding plexin-B3 isoform X1, protein MHQAAQKTSLLHSLVAVPEMAFWPPFRLLLLLLLPPPSTGARRFSAPNTTFNHLVMEPGRGTLYIGAVNHLFQLSPELHVEAVAVTGPVIDSPDCVPFRDPAECPQAQLTNNANQLLLVSSGAQELVACGQVRQGVCEKRRLRDVAQLLYQAEDPGDGQFVAANTPGVATVGLVVSLPGRDLLLVARGLAGKLSAGVPPLTVRQLAGPQPFSSEGLGRLVVGDFSDYNNSYVGAFADAHSAYFVFRRRGSRAQAEYRSYVARVCLGDTNLYSYVEVPLSCHGQGLIHAAFLAPGTLLGAFATGPSGAQAALCAFPLAKLNRSMEQARRLCYTAGGRGPSGMEEATVEYGVTSRCVTLPPDSPESYPCGDEHTPSPIAGRQPLEAEPLLHLGQPISAVAALQVDGHTIAFLGDTQGQLHKVFLNSSQGQVYHTQQVGPPGSAISPDLLLDSSGNQLYVLTAQQVDRVPVADCPQFPDCTSCLQARDPLCGWCVLQGKCTRKSKCERAAQPNQWLWSYEEDSCLHIQSLQPAQHPRQEQGQVTLSIPRLPTLAMDEYFHCAFGDYDSLAHVEGSHVTCITPPQDMVPFNPPGTDHVTLPLALMFENVVVADTNFSFYDCSAVRALEVAAPCRTCVSSLWRCHWCPQSSQCVYGEHCPEGEKTVYSAQEVDIQVRGPEACPQVEGLAGPHLVPVGWKSHLSLRVQNLQYFQGQSAHYDCWLELPGGRQRLPASLEETAGNTGLIHCQDHQFHLAMSQRELLVPIYVTRGEVQRLDNARALHVTLYDCAVGHPDCSHCQAANGSLSCLWCGDGQPACRYGPLCPPEAVEQLCPTPTIDSIEPLTGPPEGGLALTILGSNLGRAFADVQDAVSVAGQPCRPDPSLYRTSARIVCVTSPAPNGTAGPVQVAIKSRPPGISTQYFTYQDPVLLSLSPRWGPQAGGTQLTIHGQRLQTGDNISAFVGSQPCPIQEPVCPEAIVCRTMPQAEPGEAVVLVIFGHAERKLLTSPFRYTANPQLMAAEPSVSFRGGGRLIRVRGTGLDVVWQPLLSVWLEAEAQMNALGTQPQDPNPRRSCGAPAAEPQDCIQIKRGLLQCSTVCSVNSSSLLLCHSPAVPDGALPKRVFFALDNVHVDFASANGGQGFSYQPNPRLAPLTREGLTHPYRLKPGHVLDVEGEGLNLGISKEEVRVHIGDGECLVKTLTVTHLYCEPPPRAPLPANGSGTLPQFVVQMGNVRLALGPVQYEAEPTIPAFPVEAQVGLGVGAAVLIAAVLLLTLMYRHKSKQALRDYQKVLVQLENLETGVGDQCRKEFTDLMTEMTDLSSDLEASGIPFLDYRTYAERAFFPGHGGCPLQPELEQPGEEGRRATVRQGLTQLSNLLNSKLFLLTLIHTLEEQPGFSQRDRCHVASLLSLALHSKLEYLTDIMRTLLGDLAAHYVHKNPKLMLRRTETMVEKLLTNWLSICLYAFLREVAGEPLYMLFRAIKYQVDKGPVDAVTGKAKRTLNDSHLLREDVEFQPLTLMVLLGPGAGGVAGGSEIQRVPARVLDTDTITQVKEKVLDQVYKGTPFSQRPSVHTLDLEWRSGLAGHLTLSDEDLTSVTQNHWKRLNTLQHYKVPDGATVGLIPQLHNGGTVSQSLAQIGCPPGENTHMLEDGEEGGVRLWHLVKATEESEGAKARRSSLRERERERARAKAIPEIYLTRLLSMKGTLQKFVDDTFQAILSVNRPVPIAVKYLFDFLDELAEKHGIEDPETLHIWKTNSLLLRFWVNTLKNPQLIFDVRVSDNVDAILAVIAQTFIDSCTISEHKVGRDSPVNKLLYAREIPRYKRMVEKYYADIHQSSPASYQEMNSALAELSGNYTSAPHCLQALQELYNHIHRYYDQIISALEEDPVAQKMQLACRLQQIAALVENKVTDL, encoded by the exons ATGCACCAAGCTGCCCAGAAGACCTCACTGCTTCACTCCCTAGTGGCG GTCCCCGAAATGGCTTTCTGGCCTCCCTTccgcctcctgctgctgctcctatTGCCGCCACCTTCAACTGGAGCCCGTCGCTTCTCTGCACCCAACACCACCTTCAACCATCTGGTGATGGAGCCAGGCAGAGGCACACTCTACATAGGCGCAGTGAACCACCTCTTCCAGCTCAGTCCAGAGCTGCACGTAGAGGCTGTGGCTGTCACTGGCCCTGTCATCGACAGTCCTGACTGTGTGCCTTTTCGTGACCCAGCCGAGTGCCCACAGGCTCAGCTCACTAATAATGCCAACCAGCTCTTGCTGGTGAGCAGCGGGGCCCAGGAGCTGGTGGCTTGTGGGCAGGTGAGGCAAGGTGTATGTGAGAAGCGGCGGcttagggatgtggctcagctcCTATAccaggctgaagaccctggtgatGGGCAGTTTGTGGCTGCCAACACCCCAGGAGTGGCCACGGTGGGCCTTGTGGTGTCCCTGCCAGGCCGGGACCTCCTACTGGTGGCCAGAGGCCTGGCAGGCAAACTGTCAGCAGGGGTGCCACCCCTAACTGTACGCCAGCTGGCTGGACCCCAGCCCTTCTCCAGCGAGGGACTGGGACGCCTTGTGGTGGGTGACTTCTCAGACTACAACAACAGCTACGTGGGGGCCTTTGCGGATGCCCACTCTGCCTACTTCGTCTTCCGCCGCCGTGGGTCCCGGGCCCAGGCGGAGTACCGCTCCTATGTGGCCCGAGTCTGCCTGGGGGACACTAACCTCTACTCCTATGTGGAAGTGCCCCTTTCCTGCCATGGCCAAGGCCTCATCCACGCTGCCTTCCTGGCCCCTGGCACCTTGCTAGGTGCGTTTGCCACAGGCCCCAGCGGGGCCCAGGCAGCCCTGTGTGCCTTTCCCCTGGCCAAGCTGAACAGGAGCATGGAGCAGGCCCGGCGACTCTGTTACACCGCCGGAGGTCGGGGCCCCAGCGGCATGGAGGAAGCTACTGTGGAGTATGGTGTCACGTCACGCTGCGTCACCCTGCCCCCT GACTCCCCTGAGTCTTACCCCTGCGGCGATGAACACACCCCCAGCCCCATCGCGGGCCGCCAGCCCCTGGAGGCCGAGCCTCTGCTGCACCTGGGGCAGCCCATCAGTGCCGTGGCAGCTCTCCAGGTGGATGGGCACACGATAGCCTTCTTGGGGGACACCCAGGGCCAACTACATAAG GTTTTTCTCAACAGCTCCCAAGGCCAGGTGTACCACACTCAGCAAGTGGGGCCTCCAGGCTCAGCCATAAGCCCAGACCTGCTGCTAGACAGCAGTGGGAACCAACTCTATGTTTTAACTGCCCAGCAG GTCGACCGAGTACCGGTGGCAGACTGCCCCCAGTTTCCCGACTGTACCAGCTGCCTCCAGGCCAGGGACCCACTGTGCGGCTGGTGTGTCCTGCAGGGCAA GTGTACACGGAAGAGCAAGTGTGAACGGGCAGCCCAGCCGAACCAGTGGCTGTGGAGCTATGAGGAAGACAGCTGTCTCCacatccagagcctgcagccGGCCCAGCACCCTCGCCAGGAGCAAGGGCAG GTCACCTTGTCTATTCCCCGGTTGCCCACCCTGGCCATGGATGAATACTTCCATTGTGCCTTTGGGGACTATGAcagtctggctcatgtggaagGATCCCATGTGACCTGCATTACCCCCCCTCAAGACATGGTTCCATTCAATCCTCCAGGCACAG ACCATGTCACCTTGCCCCTGGCCCTGATGTTTGAGAATGTGGTGGTGGCAGACACCAACTTCTCCTTCTACGACTGCAGTGCTGTCCGCGCCTTGGAGGTGGCTGCCCC GTGCCGCACCTGTGTGAGCAGCCTCTGGCGGTGCCACTGGTGCCCACAGAGCAGCCAGTGTGTGTACGGGGAACACTGCCCAGAGGGTGAGAAGACTGTCTACAGTGCCCAGGAG GTGGACATCCAGGTGCGTGGCCCAGAGGCTTGTCCCCAGGTTGAGGGCCTGGCAGGTCCTCACTTGGTGCCTGTGGGTTGGAAGAGCCATTTGTCCCTGAGAGTTCAGAACCTTCAATATTTCCAA GGCCAGTCTGCCCACTATGACTGCTGGCTGGAGCTGCCTGGGGGTCGGCAAAGGCTCCCTGCCTCTCTGGAGGAGACAGCAGGGAACACCGGCCTCATTCACTGCCAAGACCACCAG TTCCACCTCGCCATGTCCCAGCGGGAGCTCCTGGTGCCCATTTATGTGACCCGGGGTGAGGTCCAGAGACTGGACAATGCTCGTGCTCTTCATG TGACCCTGTATGACTGTGCCGTGGGCCACCCTGACTGTAGCCACTGCCAGGCGGCCAATGGGAGTCTAAGCTGCCTGTGGTGTGGCGATGGCCAGCCTGCCTGTCGCTATGGGCCACTATGCCCACCAGAGGCTGTAGAACAGTTATGCCCCACACCTACCATTGATTCG ATTGAGCCCCTGACTGGCCCCCCAGAGGGTGGTTTGGCCCTCACCATCCTTGGCTCCAACCTGGGCCGGGCCTTTGCAGACGTGCAAGATGCTGTGAGTGTGGCCGGCCAGCCTTGCCGCCCTGACCCCTCTCTCTACCGCACCTCTGCCCG GATTGTGTGTGTGACATCTCCTGCCCCCAATGGCACTGCTGGACCAGTCCAAGTGGCCATTAAGAGTCGTCCACCTGGCATTTCAACCCAGTATTTCACCTACCAG GACCCCGTCCTGCTGAGCCTGAGTCCTAGATGGGGCCCCCAGGCAGGAGGCACTCAGCTCACCATCCACGGGCAGCGCCTCCAAACAGGAGACAACATCAGTGCCTTTGTGGGAAGTCAGCCCTGTCCCAT CCAGGAGCCAGTGTGTCCCGAGGCCATCGTGTGCCGCACCATGCCCCAGGCCGAGCCAGGAGAAGCGGTGGTTCTTGTGATCTTCGGCCATGCAGAACGCAAACTGCTCACCAGCCCCTTTCGCTACACTGCCaacccccagctgatggcagcagAGCCCAGCGTCAGCTTCCGGGG GGGTGGAAGGCTGATCCGTGTCAGGGGCACAGGCCTGGATGTGGTGTGGCAGCCCCTGTTGTCTGTGTGGCTCGAGGCTGAGGCCCAGATGAATGCTTTGGGGACCCAGCCCCAGGACCCCAACCCAAGGAGGAGCTGTGGTGCCCCCGCTGCGGAACCCCAGGATTGTATCCAGATTAAGAGAGGTTTGCTACAG TGCTCCACGGTGTGTTCTGTCAACTCGTCCAGCCTTCTTCTGTGCCACAGCCCAGCGGTGCCTGATGGAGCCCTCCCAAAGAGAGTCTTCTTTGCCCTAGACAATGTGCACGTGGACTTCGCCAGTGCCAACGGAGGCCAGGGCTTCTCGTACCAGCCCAATCCGCGGCTGGCCCCACTCACTCGAGAGGGGCTCACCCACCCCTACCGCCTCAAGCCGGGTCATGTTCTGGATGTGGAG GGTGAGGGCCTGAACCTGGGGATCAGCAAGGAGGAGGTGCGAGTGCACATTGGAGATGGCGAGTGCCTGGTAAAGACCCTGACTGTCACCCACCTCTACTGCGAGCCGCCGCCGCGGGCCCCTCTGCCAGCCAATGGCTCCGGCACCCTGCCGCAGTTTGTG GTGCAGATGGGCAACGTTCGCCTGGCCCTGGGCCCTGTGCAATATGAGGCAGAGCCCACGATACCAGCCTTCCCTGTGGAGGCCCAGGTGGGCCTAGGCGTGGGTGCTGCTGTCCTGATCGCCGCGGTGCTCCTTCTAACCCTCATGTACAG GCACAAAAGCAAGCAGGCCCTTCGAGACTACCAGAAAGTGCTGGTGCAGCTGGAGAACCTGGAGACAGGCGTGGGTGATCAGTGCCGCAAGGAGTTCACAG ATCTGATGACTGAGATGACAGACCTCAGCAGTGACCTGGAAGCCAGCGGAATCCCCTTCCTGGACTATCGCACATACGCGGAGCGTGCCTTCTTCCCTGGCCATGGAGGCTGCCCGCTGCAGCCTGAGCTCGAACAGCCTGGGGAAGAGGGTCGCCGTGCCactgtgcgccagggcctcacgCAGCTCTCCAACCTGCTCAACAGCAAGCTCTTTCTCCTCACA CTCATCCACACTTTGGAAGAGCAGCCGGGCTTCTCTCAGAGGGACCGCTGCCACGTGGCTTCACTGCTGTCTCTGGCGCTGCACAGCAAACTTGAGTACTTGACTGACATCATGAGGACTCTGCTTGGCGACCTGGCAGCCCATTATGTACACAAAAACCCCAAGCTCATGTTGCGCAG GACAGAGACCATGGTAGAAAAGCTGCTCACCAACTGGCTGTCCATCTGTCTCTACGCCTTCCTGAGG GAAGTGGCTGGGGAGCCACTGTACATGCTTTTCCGGGCCATCAAGTACCAGGTGGACAAGGGCCCTGTGGATGCGGTGACAGGCAAGGCAAAACGGACTctgaatgatagccacctgctgcgAGAGGATGTGGAGTTCCAGCCTCTGACTCTGATGGTGTTGCTGGGACCTGGGGCTGGTGGAGTGGCAGGGGGAAGTGAGATACAGCGAGTGCCAGCCCGGGTGCTCGACACGGACACCATCACCCAGGTCAAGGAGAAGGTGTTGGACCAAGTCTACAAGGGCACCCCCTTCTCCCAGAGGCCTTCAGTGCACACCTTAGATCTGG AGTGGCGCTCAGGACTGGCTGGTCACCTAACCCTGTCAGATGAAGACTTGACCTCGGTGACTCAAAACCACTGGAAGAGACTCAACACCCTGCAACACTACAAG GTCCCAGATGGAGCAACAGTGGGGCTCATCCCTCAGCTGCACAATGGTGgcactgtctcccagagcctgGCGCAGATCGGCTGCCCCCCTGGAGAAA ACACCCACATGCTGGAGGACGGTGAGGAGGGTGGGGTGCGACTCTGGCACCTGGTAAAAGCCACCGAGGAGTCCGAAGGAGCAAAAGCACGACGCAGCAGCCTCCGGGAGCGTGAACGGGAGCGGGCGCGGGCCAAGGCCATTCCAGAAATCTACCTCACCCGCCTGCTCTCCATGAAG GGCACCTTGCAGAAGTTTGTGGATGACACCTTCCAGGCCATTCTCAGCGTGAATCGACCTGTGCCCATCGCCGTCAAGTATCTGTTTGACTTCCTGGATGAGCTGGCAGAAAAGCATGGCATCGAGGACCCAGAGACCCTGCACATCTGGAAGACAAACAG CCTGCTGCTGCGGTTCTGGGTGAACACCTTGAAGAACCCACAGCTCATCTTCGATGTGCGGGTGTCAGATAACGTGGACGCCATCTTGGCTGTCATCGCACAGACCTTCATTGACTCCTGCACCATCTCAGAGCATAAAGTGGGCCGG GATTCCCCAGTGAACAAACTGCTCTACGCCCGGGAGATCCCTCGCTACAAGCGGATGGTGGAGAA ATACTATGCGGACATTCACCAGAGCTCTCCGGCAAGCTACCAGGAGATGAACTCAGCTCTAGCTGAGCTCTCTGGG AACTACACGTCCGCTCCCCACTGTCTACAGGCTCTGCAGGAACTCTACAACCACATCCACAGGTATTATGACCAG ATCATCAGTGCTCTGGAGGAGGACCCTGTGGCCCAGAAGATGCAGCTGGCCTGCCGCCTGCAGCAGATCGCTGCCCTGGTAGAGAACAAAGTGACTGACTTGTAA